The proteins below are encoded in one region of Vibrio sp. ED004:
- the mltG gene encoding endolytic transglycosylase MltG: MIKKLFIFLILCLIAAGAAGFYVYNQAQDNLKQVIQLEKPQVVTVASGSSFNRVLAQLINEGLFEASPYEKLIRKLHPELVDVKAGTFLLEPGLTLEQALQVLVEGKEHQFTITFVEGSRFDEWLVQLKENEFIQQTLDGVSEKEIAEKLGIENEKLEGLFLAETYHYTYGTTDLDLLKRAHRDLMNVVNDEWENRADKLPLKSPYEALILASIIEKETAVASERERVSSVFVNRLNKRMRLQTDPTVIYGMGDSYKGNIRKKDLRTPTPYNTYTMSGLPPTPIAMAGRASINAALNPENSNYLYFVASGTGGHVFSKSLAEHNRAVRAYLKQLRKNK, translated from the coding sequence ATGATCAAAAAGTTATTTATTTTTCTTATTTTGTGCCTAATCGCAGCAGGCGCTGCTGGGTTCTATGTTTATAACCAAGCGCAAGATAACCTGAAACAAGTCATCCAATTAGAAAAACCACAGGTCGTAACCGTTGCTTCAGGCAGCAGCTTTAATCGTGTTCTGGCACAGTTGATAAATGAGGGGCTATTTGAGGCTTCTCCTTACGAGAAATTAATCCGTAAATTGCATCCTGAGCTGGTTGACGTAAAAGCGGGTACATTCCTGCTAGAGCCGGGTTTGACCTTAGAGCAGGCACTACAAGTACTTGTTGAGGGTAAAGAGCATCAATTCACAATTACTTTCGTTGAAGGCAGTCGCTTTGATGAATGGCTTGTGCAGCTAAAAGAAAACGAATTCATTCAACAAACGTTGGATGGTGTTTCTGAAAAAGAGATCGCTGAAAAGCTGGGCATCGAAAATGAGAAGCTAGAAGGTCTTTTCTTAGCGGAAACCTATCACTACACCTACGGCACAACCGATTTAGATTTGTTGAAACGCGCCCATCGTGACCTAATGAACGTTGTGAACGATGAATGGGAAAACAGAGCGGATAAACTGCCTCTTAAGTCACCTTATGAAGCTCTGATTCTTGCGTCTATCATTGAGAAAGAAACCGCCGTTGCTTCAGAGCGCGAGCGTGTGTCTTCTGTATTCGTTAACCGTTTGAACAAGCGTATGCGTTTGCAAACTGACCCAACGGTTATCTATGGCATGGGCGATAGCTACAAAGGCAATATCCGTAAGAAAGATCTGCGCACACCAACGCCGTACAACACATACACAATGAGCGGTTTGCCACCTACGCCGATTGCTATGGCGGGTCGAGCGTCAATTAATGCAGCTCTGAACCCAGAGAACAGCAACTACCTGTATTTCGTTGCAAGTGGAACAGGCGGTCACGTATTTTCAAAGAGTTTGGCAGAGCACAACCGTGCAGTACGAGCTTACTTAAAGCAATTAAGAAAAAACAAATAA
- the pabC gene encoding aminodeoxychorismate lyase, translating into MFWVDGESQQTVDILDRSFQYGDGCFTTMLVKGGQIQHFHDHQCRVDECLKALRISALDWDVVNVWLDSALQHIQNDALNGTKSLDRSENRHETNKPHNQKAGIKLHVSRGSGGRGYSTNNIAKPTVTISTFDFPSHYSAWQDSGIELGVCQQALGLSPLLAGHKHNNRLEQILMKDEMEQANEVDGVVLDISGHVIETTMANLFWRKGNTICTPQLTQSGVAGVMRKQVLTALNQAELSVTISDYCLSQLMQADEVFMTNSILGVAPVTRICETQFNIGTVTRSLQGQLNS; encoded by the coding sequence ATGTTTTGGGTTGATGGAGAAAGCCAGCAAACTGTCGATATCTTGGACCGCTCGTTTCAGTACGGAGACGGCTGTTTTACCACCATGCTTGTAAAAGGTGGTCAGATTCAACATTTTCACGATCATCAGTGTCGTGTCGATGAATGCCTGAAAGCGTTACGCATTTCTGCTCTTGATTGGGATGTGGTTAATGTTTGGCTCGATAGTGCACTTCAACACATCCAAAACGATGCGCTTAATGGGACAAAGAGCCTTGATCGTTCAGAGAACCGCCATGAGACAAACAAGCCTCATAATCAAAAAGCAGGAATAAAGCTGCACGTTAGTCGCGGCTCCGGTGGCAGAGGTTATAGCACCAATAATATCGCTAAACCTACAGTCACCATCAGTACGTTTGATTTTCCAAGTCATTATTCAGCGTGGCAAGATTCTGGTATTGAACTCGGTGTCTGCCAACAAGCGTTAGGTTTGAGTCCACTGCTTGCCGGGCATAAGCACAACAATCGCCTTGAACAAATCTTGATGAAAGATGAAATGGAACAGGCAAATGAAGTCGATGGTGTGGTGCTTGATATCTCAGGCCATGTCATTGAAACCACTATGGCTAACCTGTTTTGGCGAAAAGGGAATACCATTTGTACACCTCAACTGACGCAGAGTGGCGTCGCAGGGGTTATGCGTAAGCAAGTGTTAACCGCGCTGAATCAAGCTGAACTTTCCGTTACTATTAGTGACTACTGCTTATCTCAACTCATGCAAGCTGATGAGGTTTTCATGACCAACTCCATTTTAGGGGTTGCCCCAGTTACCCGTATTTGTGAAACCCAATTTAATATTGGAACCGTTACTCGTAGCCTTCAAGGACAACTAAACTCATGA
- the fabF gene encoding beta-ketoacyl-ACP synthase II, whose protein sequence is MSKRRVVVTGMGMLSPVGNTVESSWKALLAGQSGIVNIEHFDATNFSTRFAGLVKDFNCEEYMSKKDARKMDLFIQYGVAAGIQALDDSALTITEENAPRVGVAIGSGIGGLGLIEAGHQALTEKGPRKISPFFVPSTIVNMIAGHMSIMRGLRGPNIAISTACTTGLHNIGHAARMIAYGDADAMLAGGAEKASTPLGMGGFGAAKALSTRNDEPQKASRPWDKGRDGFVLGDGAGMMVLEEYEHAKARGAKIYCELVGFGMSGDAYHMTSPSEDGSGGALAMEAAMRDAGITGEQIGYVNAHGTSTPAGDVAEVKGIKRALGEAGSKQVLVSSTKSMTGHLLGAAGSAEAIITAMSLVDQIVPPTINLDDPEEGLDIDLVPHTAREVSNMEYAACNSFGFGGTNGCLIFKKI, encoded by the coding sequence GTGTCCAAGCGTCGTGTAGTTGTCACTGGCATGGGTATGTTGTCACCGGTAGGCAACACTGTAGAATCTTCTTGGAAAGCCCTGCTAGCTGGTCAAAGTGGTATCGTTAATATCGAGCACTTTGATGCAACCAATTTCTCAACTCGTTTTGCAGGTCTAGTTAAAGACTTTAACTGCGAAGAGTATATGTCTAAAAAAGATGCTCGTAAGATGGACTTGTTCATCCAGTACGGCGTCGCAGCAGGTATTCAAGCTTTAGATGATTCAGCCCTAACTATTACTGAAGAAAACGCTCCACGTGTGGGTGTTGCAATCGGTTCTGGTATTGGTGGTCTTGGTTTGATCGAAGCAGGTCACCAAGCTCTAACTGAAAAAGGCCCTCGTAAGATCAGCCCGTTTTTCGTACCGTCGACGATCGTGAATATGATTGCTGGTCACATGTCTATCATGCGCGGCCTACGCGGTCCAAACATCGCGATCTCTACTGCATGTACGACTGGCCTACATAACATTGGTCACGCGGCTCGTATGATTGCATACGGCGATGCTGATGCAATGCTAGCGGGTGGTGCTGAAAAAGCATCAACTCCACTAGGTATGGGCGGTTTTGGCGCGGCTAAAGCACTGTCTACTCGTAACGATGAGCCTCAAAAAGCTTCTCGTCCATGGGACAAAGGCCGTGACGGCTTCGTTCTTGGTGACGGTGCAGGCATGATGGTTCTTGAAGAGTACGAACATGCGAAAGCTCGTGGCGCTAAGATTTACTGTGAGCTAGTTGGCTTCGGTATGTCGGGTGACGCTTACCACATGACATCTCCAAGTGAAGATGGCTCAGGTGGTGCACTAGCGATGGAAGCGGCTATGCGTGATGCTGGCATTACTGGTGAGCAAATCGGTTATGTTAACGCACACGGTACATCGACTCCTGCGGGTGACGTAGCGGAAGTTAAGGGCATTAAGCGTGCTCTTGGCGAAGCAGGCAGCAAGCAAGTATTGGTTTCTTCTACGAAATCGATGACTGGTCACCTTCTAGGTGCTGCAGGTTCTGCTGAAGCTATCATCACGGCTATGTCTCTGGTTGACCAAATTGTTCCACCAACAATCAACCTAGACGATCCTGAAGAAGGCTTAGATATTGACTTAGTACCTCACACTGCGCGTGAAGTTAGCAACATGGAATATGCTGCATGTAACTCATTCGGTTTCGGTGGTACAAACGGCTGTTTGATCTTCAAAAAGATTTAA
- the acpP gene encoding acyl carrier protein, whose translation MSNLEERVKKIIVEQLGVDEAEVKNEASFVDDLGADSLDTVELVMALEEEFDTEIPDEEAEKITTVQAAIDYVTSAQ comes from the coding sequence ATGAGCAACCTCGAAGAACGCGTAAAGAAAATCATTGTTGAACAGCTAGGTGTAGACGAAGCTGAAGTTAAAAACGAAGCTTCTTTCGTTGATGACCTAGGTGCAGATTCTCTAGACACAGTTGAGCTAGTAATGGCTCTAGAAGAAGAATTCGACACTGAAATCCCAGATGAAGAAGCTGAGAAAATTACTACTGTTCAAGCAGCTATCGATTACGTAACTAGCGCTCAGTAA
- the fabG gene encoding 3-oxoacyl-ACP reductase FabG: protein MNLEGKVALVTGASRGIGRAIAELLVERGAKVIGTATSEGGAAAISEYLGENGKGLALNVTDVDSIAATLKTINDEFGAIDILVNNAGITRDNLLMRMKDDEWNDIIDTNLTPIFRMSKAVLRGMMKKRQGRIVNVGSVVGTMGNAGQANYAAAKAGVIGFTKSMAREVASRGVTVNTVAPGFIETDMTKALNDDQRAATLANVPAGRLGDPREIAEAVVFLASPAAAYITGETLHVNGGMYMV from the coding sequence ATGAATTTAGAAGGCAAAGTTGCACTCGTTACAGGCGCAAGCCGTGGCATCGGTCGTGCAATCGCTGAACTTTTAGTTGAGCGTGGTGCTAAAGTTATCGGTACTGCTACGTCTGAAGGCGGCGCTGCTGCAATCAGCGAGTACCTTGGTGAGAACGGTAAAGGTCTTGCTCTTAACGTAACGGATGTTGACTCAATTGCAGCTACATTGAAAACCATCAACGATGAATTCGGTGCGATTGACATTCTAGTTAACAACGCAGGTATCACTCGTGATAACCTTCTTATGCGTATGAAAGACGACGAATGGAATGACATCATCGATACTAACCTAACGCCTATCTTCCGCATGTCTAAAGCTGTATTGCGTGGCATGATGAAGAAGCGTCAAGGCCGTATCGTTAACGTTGGTTCTGTAGTAGGTACTATGGGTAACGCTGGTCAAGCGAACTACGCTGCTGCTAAAGCTGGTGTAATTGGTTTTACTAAATCAATGGCTCGTGAAGTTGCATCTCGTGGCGTTACAGTGAACACTGTTGCTCCAGGTTTCATCGAAACTGATATGACTAAAGCACTAAATGATGACCAACGTGCAGCAACTTTGGCGAATGTACCAGCAGGTCGTCTAGGTGACCCTCGCGAAATCGCTGAAGCTGTGGTATTTTTGGCGTCACCTGCGGCAGCTTATATCACAGGTGAAACACTTCACGTCAATGGCGGTATGTACATGGTGTAA
- the fabD gene encoding ACP S-malonyltransferase, whose protein sequence is MSKFAIVFPGQGSQAIGMLADLGEQYDVVKQTFAEASEALGYDLWALVQDGPVENLNETFRTQPALLTASVAIWRVWQELGLEQPVNLAGHSLGEYSALVCAGVIDFKEAIKLVELRGQLMQEAVPAGVGAMYAIIGLDDEAIAKACEEAAQDEVVSPVNFNSPGQVVIAGNKAAVERAGALCKEAGAKRALPLPVSVPSHCALMKPAADKLAVALEALEFNTPALPVINNVDVIAETDPAKIKDALVRQLYSPVRWTEGVQAMNEQGVEKLLELGPGKVLTGLTKRIVKTMTAAAVNDTASLEAAK, encoded by the coding sequence ATGAGCAAGTTTGCTATCGTATTCCCAGGCCAAGGCTCTCAAGCTATCGGTATGCTTGCTGACCTAGGCGAACAGTATGATGTTGTTAAACAGACATTTGCTGAAGCTTCAGAAGCACTTGGTTACGATCTATGGGCATTGGTTCAAGATGGTCCAGTAGAAAATCTAAATGAAACTTTCCGCACTCAACCGGCTCTATTAACAGCGTCTGTTGCAATTTGGCGTGTATGGCAAGAGCTTGGCCTAGAGCAACCTGTAAACCTAGCAGGTCACAGCCTAGGCGAATACTCTGCACTAGTATGTGCGGGCGTTATCGACTTTAAAGAAGCGATCAAGCTGGTTGAACTACGTGGTCAACTGATGCAAGAAGCAGTACCGGCGGGTGTTGGTGCAATGTACGCAATCATCGGTCTAGATGATGAAGCGATTGCTAAAGCGTGTGAAGAAGCTGCGCAAGACGAAGTTGTGTCTCCAGTTAACTTTAACTCTCCAGGCCAAGTTGTTATCGCAGGTAACAAAGCAGCAGTTGAACGTGCTGGTGCACTATGTAAAGAAGCGGGCGCTAAGCGTGCACTTCCTTTACCTGTTTCTGTGCCATCTCACTGTGCACTAATGAAACCTGCAGCAGACAAGCTAGCGGTTGCTCTAGAAGCTCTAGAGTTCAATACGCCAGCACTGCCTGTTATCAATAACGTTGATGTTATTGCTGAAACAGACCCTGCAAAAATCAAAGACGCACTTGTTCGTCAGCTATACAGCCCAGTTCGTTGGACTGAAGGCGTACAAGCAATGAACGAGCAAGGCGTTGAGAAGCTATTAGAATTAGGTCCAGGAAAGGTTCTTACTGGTCTAACAAAACGAATCGTAAAAACTATGACAGCTGCTGCAGTTAATGACACTGCATCACTAGAAGCTGCTAAGTAA
- a CDS encoding beta-ketoacyl-ACP synthase III: MYSKILGTGSYLPSQVRTNADLEKMVETSDEWIVARTGIKERRISAENETVADMAFYAAENAIEMAGIDKEDIDLIIVATTSSSHTFPSSACQVQGKLGIKGCPAFDLAAACSGFVYALSVADQHIKTGMCKNVLVIGADALSKTCDPTDRSTIILFGDAAGAVVVGASEEPGILSTHIYSDGKYGELLSLEVPERGGDADKWLHMAGNEVFKVAVTQLSKLVKDTLAANNMDKSELDWLVPHQANYRIISATAKKLTMSLDQVVITLDKHGNTSAATVPTALDEAVRDGRIKRGQTLLLEAFGGGFTWGSALVKF; the protein is encoded by the coding sequence ATGTATAGCAAAATTTTAGGTACTGGCAGCTACTTGCCATCTCAGGTGCGTACAAACGCAGACTTAGAGAAAATGGTAGAGACTAGCGATGAGTGGATTGTTGCTAGAACAGGTATTAAAGAGCGTCGTATTTCAGCGGAAAACGAAACCGTTGCTGATATGGCGTTTTACGCTGCTGAGAATGCCATTGAAATGGCAGGTATCGACAAAGAAGATATTGATTTAATCATCGTTGCGACAACCAGCAGTAGCCACACATTCCCGTCTTCGGCATGTCAGGTACAAGGTAAGCTTGGTATTAAAGGCTGCCCTGCGTTTGATTTGGCTGCAGCGTGTTCTGGTTTTGTTTACGCACTGTCTGTTGCTGATCAACACATCAAGACTGGCATGTGTAAGAACGTTTTGGTAATTGGTGCTGATGCATTGTCAAAAACCTGTGATCCGACTGACCGCTCTACTATCATCCTATTTGGTGATGCAGCAGGCGCGGTGGTTGTAGGCGCAAGCGAAGAGCCAGGTATTTTGTCTACTCATATTTACTCTGATGGTAAATATGGTGAGCTTCTAAGCCTAGAAGTACCAGAGCGTGGCGGTGATGCCGACAAATGGCTGCACATGGCTGGCAACGAAGTATTCAAAGTGGCGGTAACTCAGCTTTCTAAGCTGGTTAAAGACACATTAGCTGCGAACAATATGGATAAGTCAGAGCTTGATTGGTTAGTTCCACATCAAGCGAACTACCGTATTATTTCGGCAACGGCTAAAAAGCTGACGATGTCACTTGATCAAGTGGTAATTACCCTTGATAAGCATGGCAATACGTCGGCAGCTACCGTACCAACAGCACTTGATGAGGCTGTTCGCGACGGGCGAATTAAACGTGGTCAAACGCTTCTTCTTGAAGCCTTTGGTGGCGGCTTCACTTGGGGTTCTGCGTTAGTTAAATTCTAA
- the plsX gene encoding phosphate acyltransferase PlsX produces the protein MQNLTVALDAMGGDFGPRVTVPAAVQALSYFPELKVILIGDRNAITSQLSSLGRMPDSRLSIQHCDRVISNSEKPSLALRNSQGSSMRAAIDLVAESQADACVSGGNTGALMALSRFRLKLLPGIDRPALVSALPTASGNRTWMLDLGANVSSDADSLFQFAVMGSALAEQHLGRAPRVAILNIGAEEIKGNDLVKRCAEMLSNTQSVNFIGYIEGNQLLQDAADVVVCDGFVGNVCLKTCEGTAQLFIDKLKTRMMASTIKGWIARMLFSELFTELKTLNPDQYNGASLLGLRGIVIKSHGSADVSAVVNAIGEAVHEVKRQVPSRISDRLEAVLLERHY, from the coding sequence TTGCAAAATCTAACCGTTGCGCTTGATGCAATGGGCGGGGACTTCGGTCCTCGTGTAACAGTGCCTGCCGCCGTGCAGGCACTGTCGTATTTCCCAGAGCTAAAAGTCATTCTCATAGGTGATCGAAATGCGATCACATCTCAATTATCTTCATTAGGTCGAATGCCTGATTCTCGTTTGAGCATCCAGCATTGTGATCGAGTTATTTCCAATTCTGAAAAACCTTCACTAGCCTTACGTAATAGTCAGGGCAGTTCTATGCGTGCCGCTATCGATCTGGTTGCCGAATCACAGGCTGATGCTTGTGTGAGTGGTGGTAACACTGGCGCACTGATGGCTTTGTCTCGTTTCCGACTTAAACTTCTTCCTGGTATTGATAGGCCTGCATTGGTCTCAGCTTTGCCTACTGCATCAGGGAATCGCACATGGATGCTTGATTTAGGGGCGAACGTTTCTAGTGACGCGGATTCACTCTTTCAGTTTGCCGTAATGGGCAGTGCATTAGCGGAACAACATTTAGGTCGCGCTCCACGTGTCGCTATCTTGAATATCGGTGCAGAAGAAATCAAAGGCAATGACCTTGTAAAACGATGCGCTGAAATGTTGTCGAATACTCAGTCTGTGAACTTCATAGGCTATATTGAAGGTAATCAATTACTTCAAGATGCTGCTGATGTCGTCGTATGTGATGGTTTTGTGGGCAATGTCTGCTTAAAAACGTGCGAAGGTACAGCTCAGCTCTTTATTGATAAGCTAAAAACGCGCATGATGGCTTCAACAATAAAGGGTTGGATAGCCAGAATGTTGTTTTCTGAGCTATTTACTGAATTAAAAACCTTGAACCCCGACCAGTATAACGGCGCAAGTTTGTTAGGATTGCGCGGCATTGTCATTAAAAGTCATGGAAGTGCTGATGTGTCTGCAGTCGTCAACGCGATTGGTGAGGCAGTACACGAGGTCAAACGACAAGTCCCCAGCCGCATTAGCGATCGTTTGGAAGCGGTTTTACTCGAGAGGCATTATTAG
- the rpmF gene encoding 50S ribosomal protein L32, whose product MAVQKSKKSRSMRGMRRSHDALTTAALSVDATSGETHLRHNVTAEGFYRGKKVINK is encoded by the coding sequence ATGGCCGTACAAAAGAGCAAGAAATCACGTTCAATGCGTGGCATGCGTCGTTCACACGATGCACTAACTACAGCTGCACTTTCTGTAGACGCAACTTCAGGTGAAACTCACCTACGTCACAACGTGACTGCCGAAGGTTTCTACCGCGGCAAAAAGGTTATCAACAAGTAA
- the yceD gene encoding 23S rRNA accumulation protein YceD → MQKEKIPRTVDPARTAQKRLDMNGIIQVSLLKRLTEATEGVKRDAQVSMSFGLDEQRLVVISGKANVEVDLECQRCNEVFAHECDVQFTYTPVYSEKSEEEAPEEYDLVDLNEYGELDLIQLVEDEFILGLPQIAMHDDADCSVNSNNLVFGELPEEIEEDKKPNPFDVLKSLKK, encoded by the coding sequence ATGCAAAAGGAAAAAATACCGCGTACAGTTGATCCGGCAAGAACGGCTCAAAAACGACTGGATATGAATGGCATCATTCAAGTCAGTCTTTTAAAGCGTTTAACTGAAGCAACTGAAGGCGTAAAACGTGACGCGCAAGTCTCAATGTCATTTGGGCTTGATGAACAACGATTAGTCGTTATCTCTGGTAAAGCTAACGTCGAAGTCGATTTAGAGTGTCAACGTTGTAATGAGGTTTTCGCACATGAGTGCGATGTCCAATTTACTTATACTCCTGTTTACAGTGAGAAAAGTGAAGAGGAAGCACCGGAAGAGTACGATTTGGTAGATCTGAACGAGTACGGTGAGTTAGACCTGATTCAATTAGTTGAAGACGAGTTCATCCTTGGATTGCCACAAATAGCAATGCACGACGATGCGGACTGTAGCGTTAACTCAAATAATTTGGTGTTTGGCGAACTTCCTGAAGAAATTGAGGAAGATAAAAAGCCGAATCCATTTGATGTTTTAAAAAGCTTGAAGAAGTAA
- a CDS encoding nucleoside triphosphate pyrophosphatase, with product MRNYQLVLASTSPFRQEILKKLQLSFITAKPDCDETPLSNETPQQLVMRLAETKAKSCAVEQPSLVIGSDQVCVIDGEIIGKPHTREKAIEQLSRQSGKNITFYTGLSVWNSETNKADTRLDTFIVHFRDLTEQQIISYVEKEEPYYCAGSFMCEGLGIALFKQMEGKDPNTLIGLPLIDLVDMLEVQGMSVL from the coding sequence ATGAGAAATTACCAACTAGTTTTAGCCTCTACATCTCCATTTAGGCAAGAGATCCTCAAAAAACTACAGTTAAGCTTCATTACTGCTAAACCAGACTGCGATGAAACGCCGCTTTCAAATGAGACGCCTCAACAGTTAGTCATGCGCCTTGCTGAGACCAAAGCTAAGTCTTGCGCGGTAGAGCAACCGAGCTTGGTGATTGGTTCTGATCAGGTTTGTGTGATTGATGGAGAGATCATTGGTAAGCCACATACTCGTGAAAAAGCAATTGAACAGTTATCTCGCCAAAGCGGTAAGAACATCACTTTCTATACTGGCCTTTCTGTTTGGAACAGCGAAACCAACAAAGCTGACACGCGTCTCGACACCTTCATCGTGCATTTCCGTGATTTAACCGAGCAGCAGATCATCTCTTATGTTGAGAAAGAAGAGCCTTATTACTGCGCGGGCAGTTTTATGTGCGAAGGGTTAGGCATCGCGTTGTTTAAACAGATGGAAGGCAAAGATCCGAACACCCTAATCGGTCTGCCACTGATCGACTTAGTGGATATGCTTGAAGTACAAGGAATGAGTGTGCTTTAA
- the rluC gene encoding 23S rRNA pseudouridine(955/2504/2580) synthase RluC — translation MSEIRTQVQFVDIDEDMAGQRIDNFLRNQLKNIPKSMIYRIVRKGEVRVNKKRIKAEYKLKAGDLVRIPPVTIEEKTEENVPSTKLNKVSELEQCIIYEDDHMLILNKPSGTAVHGGSGLKFGAIEALRALRPDARFLELVHRIDRDTSGILLVAKKRSALRHLQAQFREKTVQKYYFALVMGEWKNSCKVVNAPLLKNEVNSIVRVNPNGKASETRFRVLEKFKDATLVQASPITGRTHQIRVHTQYTGHPIAWDDRYGDRRFDAYTGKVGLDRLFLHAANIKFTHPGSEEKMDISVPMEARLEKALTGLRKI, via the coding sequence ATGAGCGAAATTAGAACCCAAGTCCAATTTGTCGACATTGACGAAGATATGGCTGGTCAGCGTATTGATAACTTCTTACGCAACCAATTAAAAAATATCCCGAAAAGCATGATTTACCGAATCGTGCGTAAAGGCGAAGTCCGCGTAAATAAAAAACGCATCAAGGCTGAGTACAAACTAAAAGCTGGTGATTTAGTTCGTATCCCGCCAGTCACGATTGAAGAAAAAACTGAAGAAAACGTGCCAAGCACGAAACTCAACAAGGTTTCAGAATTAGAACAGTGCATCATCTATGAAGATGATCACATGCTGATTCTGAACAAACCTTCGGGTACCGCTGTTCATGGTGGCAGTGGGCTGAAGTTTGGCGCAATCGAAGCATTGCGCGCACTTCGTCCTGATGCTCGTTTTCTAGAGTTAGTGCATCGTATTGATAGAGATACATCTGGCATTCTGCTTGTTGCTAAGAAGCGCTCGGCGCTAAGACACCTTCAAGCACAGTTCCGTGAAAAAACGGTTCAAAAATATTACTTCGCTTTAGTCATGGGCGAATGGAAGAACAGCTGTAAGGTTGTTAATGCTCCATTATTGAAAAACGAAGTGAACAGTATTGTTCGTGTGAACCCGAACGGCAAAGCTTCTGAGACGCGTTTTCGAGTTTTAGAAAAATTCAAAGATGCGACGTTAGTTCAAGCAAGTCCAATTACGGGGCGTACACACCAAATCCGTGTACATACTCAATATACTGGCCACCCAATTGCTTGGGATGATCGCTACGGTGATCGTCGCTTTGATGCTTACACGGGTAAGGTTGGTCTGGACCGTTTGTTCCTACACGCAGCAAACATTAAGTTCACGCACCCAGGTAGTGAAGAGAAGATGGATATCTCAGTACCGATGGAAGCGAGACTTGAAAAAGCACTGACCGGATTGCGTAAGATCTAA